A part of Aspergillus oryzae RIB40 DNA, chromosome 7 genomic DNA contains:
- a CDS encoding uncharacterized protein (predicted protein) has product MDSSQIARSEEYYELGTHSRQITTVSPDAQLWFNRGLQWSYAFNHEEAVRCFEKATVYAPSCAMAWWGIAYALGPNYNKAWSRFDRLDLEQTIPKAKAALSRAIQLARKADPVERALCDALSARFPSLEIPSDLTPLDHAYANAMRSVYESNRDDLDVVALFAEALVCTRARDLWDLDTGKPTSNCTTEARAVLESAMAKDSGKTHPAFCHMYIHLMEMSPFPELALSAADTLRHLVPDGSHLMHMATHIDIACGDYCRAMHSNHDAMLADNRYFSNNESSSVFYIMYRAHNVYAKLYAAIMLGYQAEALSAAKHLWEILTPEVLSVSSPPMADWAESYLGALAHVLVRFGRWDDILQLELPSDRELFCSTIAMLLYARGIALGVLDRIDEAETALAQFEVARAAVPATRLNSLPSKEVDVLRIASAMLKGELEYRKGNYDLAFSNLRKAVQLEDSLPYTDTPPWMQPVRHALGALLLEQNNIAEAEVVYREDLGFSDTLPRRRARLNNVWGLHGLYECFVRSGKTSEALLIRTQRDAALLKADVPITASCYCRLSTRSDEDSCCRISG; this is encoded by the coding sequence ATGGACTCATCCCAGATCGCTCGTTCAGAAGAGTACTATGAATTGGGTACACATTCTCGACAGATAACAACTGTGTCACCGGATGCCCAACTATGGTTCAACCGAGGGCTTCAATGGTCTTACGCCTTCAATCACGAAGAAGCAGTACGTTGCTTTGAAAAAGCAACAGTATACGCCCCGAGTTGTGCAATGGCCTGGTGGGGAATAGCGTACGCATTAGGCCCTAATTATAACAAAGCCTGGTCTCGATTTGATCGGTTGGACCTGGAACAAACCATACccaaagcaaaagcagcgcTATCTCGAGCTATACAGCTGGCCAGAAAGGCTGACCCCGTAGAGCGCGCCTTGTGCGATGCTCTTTCAGCACGGTTTCCATCGCTTGAGATTCCGAGTGACTTGACACCGTTAGACCACGCCTACGCCAACGCAATGCGATCGGTATATGAGTCAAACAGAGACGACCTCGATGTCGTAGCTTTATTTGCCGAAGCACTAGTCTGCACTAGAGCCCGAGACCTGTGGGATCTGGATACAGGGAAACCCACCAGCAACTGCACAACTGAAGCTCGCGCCGTCCTGGAATCTGCTATGGCCAAGGACAGTGGCAAAACCCATCCTGCTTTCTGCCATATGTATATCCACTTGATGGAGATGTCCCCGTTCCCCGAGCTGGCATTATCCGCCGCGGACACTCTGCGCCACCTCGTCCCCGATGGCTCCCACCTGATGCATATGGCAACTCACATCGATATCGCCTGTGGTGATTACTGCCGTGCAATGCATTCAAATCACGATGCTATGTTGGCGGATAATCGATACTTCTCCAATAATGAGTCAAGCTCCGTCTTCTATATAATGTATCGAGCACACAACGTTTATGCCAAATTATATGCAGCCATTATGCTTGGGTATCAAGCCGAGGCTTTGTCGGCTGCTAAGCATCTTTGGGAAATCCTTACTCCCGAGGTTCTATCTGTGTCATCTCCTCCTATGGCTGACTGGGCAGAGAGCTACCTCGGGGCTTTGGCACATGTCCTGGTGCGATTCGGCCGGTGGGACGATATCCTGCAGTTGGAGCTCCCATCAGACCGTGAGCTTTTCTGTTCCACTATCGCTATGCTTCTCTATGCCCGTGGAATTGCATTAGGCGTTCTGGACCGTATTGACGAAGCTGAGACAGCCCTAGCCCAATTTGAAGTTGCGCGGGCTGCAGTACCGGCAACCCGTCTCAATAGCCTGCCTAGCAAGGAAGTTGATGTCCTACGTATCGCGTCAGCCATGTTAAAGGGGGAGCTGGAATATCGCAAAGGAAATTATGACCTAGCATTTTCTAACTTAAGAAAAGCTGTGCAACTGGAAGACTCGTTGCCTTATACTGATACACCTCCCTGGATGCAGCCGGTACGCCACGCCCTTGGTGCTCTGTTGCTGGAGCAAAATAATattgcagaagcagaggtCGTTTATAGAGAGGATCTTGGTTTTTCTGATACGTTGCCACGCCGGCGTGCGCGGCTCAACAATGTTTGGGGCTTACATGGGCTTTACGAATGCTTTGTACGCTCTGGGAAGACTTCGGAAGCTTTGCTCATCCGTACCCAGCGCGATGCTGCCCTACTCAAGGCGGATGTTCCTATCACTGCTTCGTGCTATTGTCGATTGTCTACAAGATCCGATGAGGATTCATGTTGCCGTATTTCTGGCTAG
- a CDS encoding fungal specific transcription factor domain-containing protein (predicted protein) has translation MAGYHHPLPPQDSSTALHEKILLYHAFILDQDLAMYHSKPPSLTSDLISCLPEEDPEDGRNTLRFDDGSTMNWLREQVILANIQNKVYDKLRSPRASAQSPEQLYVAVMELDEELQSWRQNIPDMARPQTPLTGLDDMRLMPLTVLHFCYFQLLISIHSVVFSKAVPLWNHYEESDLVISSVALCVSAARASISLLNYHDQGHPFTIYLVYHIAWNVDILLISILENKTAPQAREDLDLLGTVIRFFEKHDPNCESAVPYHITRLYYQVALRAVNNATAASQNAPQESSAGPLATAKNNEDSSSFPYSNHGDSMDTGTATPVSGLNGSPNPLLYSWGMQLSFLPELWQDPHLAMLDDGLAEHSPDV, from the exons ATGGCTGGCTACCACCATCCTCTGCCCCCTCAAGATAGCTCAACAGCTCTACACGAAAAAATACTGCTCTATCATGCCTTTATACTCGACCAAGACTTGGCCATGTACCATTCAAAGCCGCCCTCACTTACGAGCGACCTGATTTCCTGTCTACCAGAGGAGGATCCCGAAGATGGGCGGAACACGCTAAGGTTTGACGATGGATCCACAATGAACTGGCTCCGTGAGCAGGTCATCCTGGCGAATATCCAAAACAAAGTCTATGACAAGCTTCGCTCGCCACGGGCGTCTGCACAATCTCCAGAACAGTTATATGTCGCAGTGATGGAGCTCGATGAAGAGTTACAAAGTTGGAGGCAGAACATTCCTGATATGGCTCGACCCCAAACTCCTTTAACTGGCTTGGATGACATGCGATTGATGCCTCTAACCGTACTCCATTTCTGTTACTTTCAACTTCTTATATCTATTCACTCCGTGGTTTTCAGCAAGGCTGTCCCTCTCTGGAATCATTACGAAGAGAGTGACTTGGTCATCTCTAGTGTTGCATTGTGCGTTAGTGCCGCGCGGGCCTCGATTTCCTTACTGAACTATCATGACCAAGGCCACCCCTTCACTAT ATACCTGGTATATCACATCGCATGGAACGTCGATATCCTACTTATCAGCATTTTGGAAAACAAAACTGCCCCGCAGGCCCGCGAGGATTTAGATCTTCTGGGCACGGTGATCAGGTTCTTTGAAAAGCACGATCCAAACTGCGAAAGTGCCGTTCCTTATCATATCACTCGGCTGTATTACCAAGTTGCACTTCGAGCTGTCAACAATGCAACTGCTGCTTCACAAAACGCCCCTCAAGAAAGCTCCGCTGGACCTTTAGCTACAGCCAAGAACAATGAGGATAGCTCAAGCTTTCCATATTCTAACCATGGTGACTCAATGGATACTGGTACAGCAACACCAGTATCGGGTTTAAACGGGTCCCCAAACCCTCTGTTATATTCTTGGGGGATGCAGCTCAGCTTCCTACCTGAGCTTTGGCAGGATCCTCATCTGGCCATGTTGGATGACGGCTTAGCTGAACACTCACCCGACGTTTAA